One region of Quercus lobata isolate SW786 chromosome 2, ValleyOak3.0 Primary Assembly, whole genome shotgun sequence genomic DNA includes:
- the LOC115977259 gene encoding transmembrane 9 superfamily member 10 — protein MARGALAFQQQQRRRWISLCLLLFFFLHVDVARCFYLPGVAPQDFQLGDELKVKVNKLTSTKTQLPYSYYSLPYCPPEKIVDSAENLGEVLRGDRIENSSYVFKMREPQMCNVLCRVTLNAKTAKAFKEKIDDEYRVNMILDNLPLVVPIRRPDQENSIVYQHGFHVGLRGQYAGSKEEKHFIHNHLTFTVKIHKDPVTELSRIVGFEVRPFSIRHVYDGQWNEKTRLKTCDPHAKALVTNSETPQEVEDKKEIIFTYDVNFEESDVKWASRWDTYLLMADDQIHWFSIVNSLMIVLFLSGMVAMIMLRTLYRDISKYNQLETQEEAQEETGWKLVHGDVFRPPSNPDLLCVYAGTGVQFFGMIVVTMMFAVLGFLSPSNRGGLMTAMLLLWVFMGLFAGYFAARLYKMFKGAEWKKIALKTAFLFPATVFAIFFILNAVIWGQRSSGAVPFGTMFALVFLWFGISVPLVFVGSYVGFRKPAIEDPVKTNKIPRQIPEQAWYMNPAFSILIGGILPFGAVFIELFFILTSIWLQQFYYIFGFLFIVFLILIVTCAEITIVLCYFQLCSEDYLWWWRSYLTSGSSALYLFLYAAFYFFTKLEITKPVSGMLYFGYMLIASYSFFVLTGTIGFYACFWFTRLIYSSVKID, from the exons GGGGATGAGTTGAAGGTGAAAGTGAACAAATTGACCTCTACAAAAACTCAGCTTCCTTACTCGTACTATTCCCTCCCATATTGTCCTCCAGAGAAGATAGTTGACAGTGCCGAGAATCTTGGGGAGGTTCTTCGTGGTGATCGTATTGAAAACTCTTCTTATGTG TTTAAAATGAGAGAACCACAGATGTGCAATGTTTTATGTCGAGTAACTCTCAATGCGAAAACTGCAAAGGCATTCAAGGAAAAGATAGATGATGAGTATCGGGTGAACAT GATTTTGGATAATCTTCCTCTGGTTGTCCCTATAAGAAGGCCTGATCAGGAAAATTCTATTGTGTATCAACATGGCTTCCATGTGGGTCTGAGAGGACAGTATGCAGGG AGCAAGgaagaaaaacattttatcCACAATCACTTAACCTTTACAGTCAAGATTCATAAAGATCCAGTGACAGAATTATCAAGGATTGTCGGATTTGAGGTCAGACCATTCAG TATCAGGCATGTATATGATGGTCAATGGAATGAAAAGACCCGTTTAAAAACTTGTGATCCTCATGCAAAAGCCTTGGTTACCAACTCCGAAACTCCTCAAGAGGTTGaagataagaaggaaattaTATTTACGTATGATGTTAACTTCGAG GAGAGTGATGTGAAATGGGCATCTCGGTGGGATACCTATCTTCTGATGGCTGATGATCAAATTCACTGGTTCTCAATTGTTAATTCTTTGATGATTGTTCTTTTCCTCTCGGGCATGGTGGCTATGATCATGTTGCGGACACTTTACCGGGACATCTCCAAGTACAACCAGTTAGAGACTCAGGAAGAAGCCCAAGAAGAGACAGGGTGGAAACTGGTGCATGGGGATGTTTTCAGGCCTCCATCAAACCCAGACTTACTATGTGTTTACGCTGGGACAGGAGTTCAGTTTTTTGGGATGATTGTTGTCACTATGATGTTTGCTGTCCTTGGATTCCTCTCTCCCTCAAACCGAGGTGGATTGATGACGGCCATGCTTTTACTCTGGGTCTTTATGGGACTGTTTGCTGGATATTTTGCAGCCCGCCTCTATAAGATGTTCAAGGGGGCAGAATGGAAGAAAATTGCTCTCAAAACAGCTTTCTTGTTTCCTGCAACTGTCTTTGCGATTTTCTTCATCCTGAATGCTGTAATTTGGGGGCAGAGGTCCTCTGGGGCAGTGCCATTTGGAACCATGTTTGCTCTGGTTTTCTTGTGGTTTGGCATCTCAGTTCCCCTTGTTTTTGTGGGTAGTTATGTGGGTTTTAGGAAGCCTGCAATTGAGGATCCTGTGAAAACCAATAAGATCCCTAGGCAGATCCCTGAACAGGCTTGGTACATGAACCCAGCATTCTCTATTTTAATTGGAGGCATACTCCCCTTTGGTGCCGTCTTTATCGAGCTCTTTTTCATCCTCACTTCAATATGGTTGCAACAGTTCTATTACATATTTGGGTTCCTCTTCATTGTCTTCCTCATCCTTATTGTCACATGTGCCGAGATTACAATTGTACTTTGCTACTTCCAGCTGTGCAGTGAGGACTACCTCTGGTGGTGGAGGTCGTATTTGACTTCGGGTTCCTCTGCACTCTATCTTTTCCTCTATGCTGCCTTCTACTTCTTTACAAAGCTTGAGATCACAAAGCCGGTGTCTGGGATGTTGTACTTTGGCTACATGCTGATTGCCTCATACTCATTTTTCGTGCTGACTGGTACAATTGGTTTCTATGCATGCTTCTGGTTCACAAGGCTTATCTACTCATCAGTGAAGATTGATTAG